CATGGCTACTCCGTGATTTACCATATGTCCATCGCATTCGTCATGGCCTGATGCCAATGACCATACTCTTTAGACTCGGATCCGAGAAGTCATTCCTATCCATACGATATCTTCTTCCGAGTCCATTAGATAAGGCAACGCTAGATTTAGCTGATTGATTGCCCTGAGAATTAAAGGGAATCAGcgaaaatagaaaaaaaggttttggatgaatatttttgttctttttttgagaCATTGGTGTCCACTGCCACAgcttaataaaaaatggcAATCAGCAGTGTCTAGATTTCAGCGGAATTTAGTGGAAGCGAAATGAATTCGGCTGACTTAGTGCCTATCAGTAATATACATATTTGCTTTTTGCTTTGGCGTTGAATTTATCAATAACCGCATACccaaaactaaaaataaaatagaaaaaatacTAATATATAAAGCACCCGTAACTGCCCATTTCTGGGAAACTTGGAATTCATTTCTCCCATTCATCCTTTCTTCTATATATCGAATCAACACATCAACAATATCTACAAACTTCAACTGATACACAACATctaatatttaatatagCTTCGAAATGCCTGAACAAGTCAACTGCCAATACGATTGCCACTGCTCCAACTGTGCTTGTGAAAATACTTGCAACTGCTGTGCCAAGCCAGCATGTGCTTGCACAAACTCTGCTTCCAATGAATGCTCCTGCCAAACTTGCAAGTGTCAAACATGCAAGTGCTAAACAGCATTCAAAGATGAATAATTTCTAGTATTTTtgctttatttttcatgatTATTGATAAGGTACTAGGTATCTTTTGCTTATCACGCTGAATTAGCTCTATATACTAACTATATACatataagaaaagaatataaaaatataaaaaaatcaaaaaaaatcatttaAATATTAGGAAGATGATCTAACTAAAGGTTTCTAGTTATCTCTTATCAGttgtttttggtttttaACGTCGTTTGGGTTTTGAGATTGATACTATCCCTAGATGTACTGATATTTTACTATACCAAATGCTCATAAAGCCCTGACACAAATCAGTGATTTGTTATATATTGAAATCGTCAGTAGTTTGAGAGGTACAATTAAATGTAAGGATACAAACAAACAGATGTTACAATATTATCGCTGAGACATCCATGTAGGTAATTCAATGGTTGAAAATTATGAGAAGTGAAAATTCAGCCCCACCTATACAATAAAAAGCGCAACATTTTcacttttcttcattgtGAACTGTTTAGAATCATGAACTTCATATAGTCATAAAAGTTACTATAATTTTTCTATATAGCGTATGACCGATAGGCATCGCCTGAGCAAGTTCGCTATCCATAGCTCGACAAATTCCCCTTACACGggttaaaaaaaaataaaactacTAAACAAAACTTAGGTATAAATAAGTCCGATTGAATTAGCTACTATATACACAGCTAGAACATAAATCATACGAGAATATTGAAGAATGGACTACGTGAAAACAGCAATATGGGGACCAGATGTGAAGGAACAACAGAGGAATATTAAGTCACTTTTGAGGAAGAACTCGAGGCAAATAGATAAGTCGCTTCGAGAGTTGAGTGCTCTCCAGAACAAAACGCAATCGTTGATCAAGAAGTCCGCTAAAAAGAACGATGTCAGGAATGTACGTTTATATGCCAAAGAACTTTATCATATAAATAAGCAATATTCCAGAATGTATACCTCTAAAGCGCAGTTGGAATCTGTAAGTATGAAAATTGATGAGGCATTTCGGATGAGAACGTTATCTAATCAGATGGCAAGCAGTACGGGTTTGATGATGGAAGTTAATTCCCTAGTGAGATTACCACAACTTCAAGGTACTATGATCGAGCTAGAGAAAGAGTTGATGAAATCAGGGATAATAAGCGAAATGATTGATGAAACGATGGAGTCTATCGGAGACACAGATGAACTCAAtgatgaagttgatgaagaagttaatAAGATTGTTGAACAATACACTTCTGAGAAACTCGCCAAGGTGGAGAATGTGCCAACTACTGAATTGCCTAAAAGTGAGcaagaagagcaagaagTGCCCGAAGAAGAGATTGAGGATGAAGCTGATAAAATGCTAAATGATATGAGGGATCGTCTGAGGGCGCTTCAGAATTAGTTGCATATGATTTCGCCGAAATCTCGCACACGAGTCCCAAACCATGGATTAGTAAGAACTGCATTAACtatataattaaaaatggGAACTATGTACAATAAGCGGATAATAAATACGAGTTAAAGCTACGCATTCTCAAAATCTAAGCATTAGTCATAGATGTCTCTGCATAGATGATAATACATATAGGCACTCGACTCtacaataatatttttggaTGTTGATGTTAGCTGGCGCTTGCTGGTGCAGTTGTGCCATCATTTTCGTCCTTGGACtgtaatttcttttctaacTTGTCgaattctttcaaagcaATCTCTTGTTCAGGGTCCATCATTTGGATCACTTCCTTGACTTCATCCACGTAGTGCTTTAACATAGATTCAATACCATACTTCAATGTGACCTCACTGGATGAACAGGAAGTGCATGCACCTTGCAGTTTCAAATAAACAGTACCAGATTCGGGGTCCCATCCTCTGAAATCTATATCACCACCATCTTCTAAAATAGCAGGTCTAATTCTAGTTTCTATTAGTTCCTCTATTagttcttttatttcttcatcttcttctgtcaaatcaaatttcatctcatttatttgatatccagcttcattatcttctttaATGGCGTGAAACTCATCAGAAATAACATTCTTGCCTGAGGCCAATTGTTGAGTAAGCAAGTCTATCACATCAGATTGAATTTGAGCCCATGGTACTTGGCTGTCCTTGTTGACTGTAAGAAAATCATCACCGATCATAAGAGATTCCACGCCGGGACACTGTGCAAAAATCTTGGATGCTAGATCAGAATGACTTATTAGGTTTTGGTCTGTATTTTTGATGACGATACTCTTACTGCCTCTGGTCTGCAAGAGCTCATTGTCTTTGTTGAGGAACTTCAAAGCATTTTCGTTAGGTGTAGTTAAAGTTTGAATGGTAATCAACCTTCTCCAAGTAACTGATCTCAGAGGACTGCTAACACATTTGTTCATCAATCTGTTCGTAATCATAGTTAATTGTTTGATTCTTTAATGTTTGTATAATATCTCTACTGCTCACCTTTGGTATTGGCAGTTTTCAAACCTAACGTAATATTGCTTACCTTTTATTTGATGTTGCGCAGAACTAGCAGGtcaaatatattcatataaTAGTTGACACGCTTATATAGGGAAGGTTGCAATGAATTTTATACACAAACAAGAAAAGtcattattaatttcaagAGTCTATTTGTACTCATCTTTCACTGCTCAGACCTTACTTTTATTCTCGTTTTTTGTGTTGTTTAGACATCATTTCTTCCAGCTTGCTGTCATTACATTAGTCAGCTTGTTCTAAAGTAGAGTTACAGAAGACTTATAGTAGACTTTACAATATTTAAGAGAAAACTATATATTCCATGGGAATTTGTTAGAAAATATTACTACTGACTCACTTGAGTAGTCAGTGGCTATCTTCAGTAGCTGCTACcagaaaaaatatatataggaTTGATTACTTATACTTGAAATTATAGTGTTCACTAAGCAATTAAATGATAGCACTCATTCTCTAACCTCCATTTCCTAACAACTTTTAGTAAGTATACATATTCTAGCTTGTTCAAGCAATATTCCTGTATCTTACTGCAATAGAATAAACTATACTTGTAACAAATAGGAAGTGTTTACACTGGCCAACAGTTGAGAGCGAGAATGATATATTCACAGAGTGGCCAAAACGTTAATTTTACTTCAATATCTATAATTCATAGTCACACTGTACCATAAAAAGATacgaaaagaaatttattCTATTAATCTTAATAACAGTAATTGAATATAAATCGAAATGTGTCTATCAAGTTATGGGACGACAACTTATGATTCCAGCAAACAATTTACTTATATGATAACTACACAAGCTTAACCTCGTCCACAGTATAGCTATGCAATGGCTCTAACTAActccttttctttcattagAATGTTACCCGGcttcaatattttaatttcgAGGCGAATTTCACAATCTTAGAAAATGTAATCTTGCGTTAGattttttcctttaaaTTGTGCAGTTCTACCAATGATAGTACTTTTGCACCAGATTATTCTTACTCTTAGACTTACAAAGAATAGTTACTTTAGAGCATTTCGTGGCAATTTTATAATTGCAGTTGTTTTTGTTGAAAAGGAAAGATAAACCAGAAGGAAGTAAGTCATTTTCAAGCTGGTCCCCTTTTAAAGTAATACCTGGACAATACGTTAAATTATAATTCGTTTTGACATTAGCTGAGGAGGAAAGAACAAGGGAAATTTTTGCTTCTAAGAGAAAGTTGAGATACGGTACACTTTTCGAGAAGGTAAAATGTTTGCACATAAGTTTTTACTGGTGTTTCTGGTACAGCTACTGTCGGCGGTCCTGGCAAATAAAGAGACAATAGGCCACAAGTATGAACAAGTATGTTCTGGTATGTACTCAAAGCAGGATTTCCATGGCAAAGTGGATCCGTTTATCTCGTTTGACTTAAAAAAGTTCAGCAGTAACTTCGATGATGATACAATTGTCGTGGTCATTTATGATTTCCAAGATTATCAACACATTGGTGTGTATGAAGGTGACAGTCCATACAAGACTTATATCTGTGATGATGCCGCGGTGGAGAGAGGTGTCTGTGAAGAAGAGCATCTAAATGAATTCATAATCAAAGACACCATATATGATCCTGAAACTGGCGAAAACCAAAGTATGAAGAACAGTGTCATGACTTTCTCCCAATCTACTACTGGCCTTCATGATACAAAATACTCTGTTGTTAAGACTGGGTTTTACTGTGTTATGGCAAGACCGCTGTATTATGACTCAGAAAACTATAAGTCATCTAAATATGCTGCAGAGGTTAACTTCAGGAACTCATATGGTCAACTTGCCGGTGCAGAAATCAATAAATTGCCAATGTATGGATTGCTAGCCATTGCCTATGGTGTTGCTATGGCATTATACTCCTTTGCTTTCTGGAAGCATAAGCATGAGCTTTTGCCATTACAAAAGTACCTGCTTGCCTTCTTCGTATTTTTGACCACAgagaatatttttgtttgggCTTATTATGATATCGTTAACCAAAAGGGGATTACTGCAGGAACTACAGTATACATGGTATTCTTGTCAATAATGTCAGCTGGTAAAGCCACCTTCTCCTTTTTCTTACTTTTGATTGTGGCTTTAGGTTATGGTATAGTGTATCCTAAACTGAACAAATCGTTGATGAGAAAATGCCAATTTTACACCATATTTTCCTTTGCTCTTTGTGTTGCTTTCTTGATCCATAGCTACACTGTTGATATCGAGGATCCAACGCCATTTATTATGATAACATTTATCCCATTCTTACTGTCAATGGTCGTTTTCTATTTCCTAATTATCAGAGCAATGAGTAAGACAACccaatatttgaaagaacaaagaCAAGTGGTAAAACTGAAAATGTACAGAAACTTATTGCTAGTTATATGGTGTTCATTCATCATCTTATCAGCAGGCATTGTTGTATCATCCGTTTTCTACTTGGGAATGAACACCATAGAAATGATCGAAAGAGACTGGCGTACAagattcttcttcaccGATTTCTGGCCATCATTGGTATATTTTGTGGTTTTCTGTGCTATTGCTTTTATGTGGAGACCAACGGACACTAGTTACATGTTGGCAGCTTCCCAACAACTACCGACTGACCCAGAAAACGTTGCTGATTTTGACTTAGGAGATTTGCAATCAT
This window of the Nakaseomyces glabratus chromosome L, complete sequence genome carries:
- a CDS encoding uncharacterized protein (CAGL0L01831g~Protein of unknown function), which produces MPEQVNCQYDCHCSNCACENTCNCCAKPACACTNSASNECSCQTCKCQTCKC
- the VPS24 gene encoding ESCRT-III subunit protein VPS24 (CAGL0L01837g~Ortholog(s) have role in ATP export, cellular response to pH, intralumenal vesicle formation, protein transport to vacuole involved in ubiquitin-dependent protein catabolic process via the multivesicular body sorting pathway), whose product is MDYVKTAIWGPDVKEQQRNIKSLLRKNSRQIDKSLRELSALQNKTQSLIKKSAKKNDVRNVRLYAKELYHINKQYSRMYTSKAQLESVSMKIDEAFRMRTLSNQMASSTGLMMEVNSLVRLPQLQGTMIELEKELMKSGIISEMIDETMESIGDTDELNDEVDEEVNKIVEQYTSEKLAKVENVPTTELPKSEQEEQEVPEEEIEDEADKMLNDMRDRLRALQN
- the NFU1 gene encoding Nfu1p (CAGL0L01859g~Protein with a predicted role in iron homeostasis); the encoded protein is MITNRLMNKCVSSPLRSVTWRRLITIQTLTTPNENALKFLNKDNELLQTRGSKSIVIKNTDQNLISHSDLASKIFAQCPGVESLMIGDDFLTVNKDSQVPWAQIQSDVIDLLTQQLASGKNVISDEFHAIKEDNEAGYQINEMKFDLTEEDEEIKELIEELIETRIRPAILEDGGDIDFRGWDPESGTVYLKLQGACTSCSSSEVTLKYGIESMLKHYVDEVKEVIQMMDPEQEIALKEFDKLEKKLQSKDENDGTTAPASAS
- the PTM1 gene encoding Ptm1p (CAGL0L01881g~Ortholog(s) have cytoplasm localization), which gives rise to MFAHKFLLVFLVQLLSAVLANKETIGHKYEQVCSGMYSKQDFHGKVDPFISFDLKKFSSNFDDDTIVVVIYDFQDYQHIGVYEGDSPYKTYICDDAAVERGVCEEEHLNEFIIKDTIYDPETGENQSMKNSVMTFSQSTTGLHDTKYSVVKTGFYCVMARPLYYDSENYKSSKYAAEVNFRNSYGQLAGAEINKLPMYGLLAIAYGVAMALYSFAFWKHKHELLPLQKYLLAFFVFLTTENIFVWAYYDIVNQKGITAGTTVYMVFLSIMSAGKATFSFFLLLIVALGYGIVYPKLNKSLMRKCQFYTIFSFALCVAFLIHSYTVDIEDPTPFIMITFIPFLLSMVVFYFLIIRAMSKTTQYLKEQRQVVKLKMYRNLLLVIWCSFIILSAGIVVSSVFYLGMNTIEMIERDWRTRFFFTDFWPSLVYFVVFCAIAFMWRPTDTSYMLAASQQLPTDPENVADFDLGDLQSFEDDNEDLDNNLVDDISIITEEEVPSNFRDANNTNNTNDDSDSTNKP